In the genome of Coraliomargarita algicola, one region contains:
- a CDS encoding DUF2165 family protein codes for MILIRLSKIALVLSVAFFLFLVVLNNITDYGSNYLFVENVLGMTTVFEGNQLMWRAIDSPAIHTIFYFSIILWEASAMGLCIFGGYQLFKRLKGTKAEFEGAKQFAIAGLVLSMLQWFIAFISVGGEWFTMWQSPSWNGQDAAFRMFACIGIVMLFLYLPEFGEESES; via the coding sequence ATGATACTGATTCGACTATCTAAAATCGCGCTCGTACTCTCGGTTGCGTTCTTCCTATTCCTTGTGGTCCTTAATAATATTACTGACTACGGATCCAACTATCTCTTCGTTGAGAACGTGCTCGGCATGACGACTGTCTTTGAGGGGAATCAACTGATGTGGCGTGCGATTGATTCGCCTGCGATTCATACCATCTTTTATTTCTCAATCATTCTCTGGGAAGCATCTGCAATGGGCCTATGTATCTTTGGCGGCTATCAGTTATTCAAGCGCTTGAAGGGGACTAAGGCCGAATTTGAAGGTGCTAAGCAATTCGCGATCGCGGGTTTGGTTTTGAGCATGTTACAGTGGTTTATCGCATTTATTTCAGTGGGTGGTGAGTGGTTTACCATGTGGCAATCTCCGAGCTGGAATGGGCAGGACGCCGCCTTTCGCATGTTTGCCTGTATCGGCATCGTCATGCTGTTTCTTTATCTGCCCGAGTTCGGGGAAGAGTCAGAAAGCTAG
- a CDS encoding cytochrome c has translation MNFCGALVCTMLSGGMLSIHLFNRLRRVRAFVFPLLLPSLLVLLLPVSVQAAYVDKADLTGDLIVELASDPAQDFVIQRDALYDMGVKTEAVYIPYLKKTIQCTVLPLAAILDAYPEFDAAFAYCYDGYMSYYTSEFIAEYDPYVVLDLEGNERGDMQLEGTPDMGPFYITFAKQLTAGSEEILDPANKRPFGVYKLKLGSQESLVGPLFEAPFDTMDANAQAGREIWMNNCMSCHSWDPVGPGGNLSNRIVKIVSMHAKYNKQYFHDFVKDPQVTMPDSKMPKHPHYSDETIEQIRQFLTHVPN, from the coding sequence ATGAATTTCTGCGGTGCGCTGGTATGCACTATGCTAAGCGGTGGCATGCTATCTATTCATCTATTTAATCGATTGCGGCGTGTACGTGCATTCGTTTTTCCACTACTGTTGCCGTCGCTGCTTGTGTTGCTGTTGCCTGTCAGTGTGCAGGCCGCTTATGTTGATAAGGCTGATCTGACTGGTGATTTAATTGTGGAATTAGCCAGTGACCCTGCGCAGGATTTTGTCATACAGCGGGATGCGCTCTATGATATGGGGGTGAAGACTGAAGCTGTTTATATCCCATATTTAAAGAAGACTATTCAATGCACGGTCTTGCCGCTCGCAGCTATACTTGATGCGTATCCAGAGTTTGATGCAGCATTTGCGTATTGTTACGATGGATACATGTCTTATTATACATCTGAGTTTATTGCTGAGTATGATCCTTATGTTGTACTGGACTTAGAGGGGAATGAGCGGGGGGATATGCAACTGGAAGGCACTCCCGATATGGGCCCATTTTATATTACTTTTGCGAAACAGTTGACTGCGGGGTCGGAGGAGATTCTCGACCCTGCAAATAAGCGGCCATTCGGTGTGTATAAGCTCAAACTGGGGAGTCAGGAGAGTTTAGTCGGGCCCTTGTTTGAGGCGCCCTTCGACACGATGGATGCGAACGCGCAAGCGGGTCGTGAGATCTGGATGAATAATTGCATGAGCTGCCATTCCTGGGATCCTGTGGGGCCCGGTGGTAACCTTTCTAATCGAATTGTAAAAATTGTTTCGATGCACGCGAAATATAATAAACAATATTTTCACGACTTTGTGAAAGACCCTCAAGTGACGATGCCAGATTCAAAAATGCCGAAGCATCCCCACTATAGCGATGAAACCATTGAGCAAATCCGCCAATTCCTGACCCATGTTCCCAATTAA
- a CDS encoding cytosine deaminase, translated as MTESILKNARIPRSLSPFPQGESVLVDCDIRIQDGLITAVDPAGSGHASEAASVNDLQGRIVMPGFLDAHVHIDKAFTWDRAPNVRGEFWDAIELLSKDKENWTAEDLYRRGTFALRCAEAHGSVALRTHVDTGLDWGEVSHDAMQTLRQEWAGRIDLQTVSLCGIESYLEPAGRRIAEWTLKHPNALLGGMPQMNPDLDKQLRYFFDLAAEMGVGVDLHVDENGNAEAECLRHIAQIVLEKEFPHPVTCGHVCSLAVQDAERAASTIDLVREAGVQIISLPLCNLYLQGRPTETGHRGTPRWRGVTLLHELHDAGVTTACASDNVRDAFYAWGDFDMFEVFTQSIRIAHLDTKPAAACAMVTSGPAAIMGLSQYGKIAVGMDARMVAFAAKSFNELLSRPNQTRELIGYHSDASSVPAYDEL; from the coding sequence ATGACTGAAAGTATTTTAAAAAATGCGCGTATTCCGCGCAGTCTCTCACCTTTTCCTCAAGGAGAAAGTGTACTCGTTGATTGTGATATCCGCATACAGGATGGCTTGATCACAGCTGTCGATCCCGCTGGTTCAGGCCATGCCAGTGAAGCAGCCTCGGTGAATGACTTGCAGGGGCGCATTGTGATGCCCGGCTTCTTGGATGCCCACGTGCATATCGATAAGGCCTTTACCTGGGATCGTGCACCTAATGTGCGTGGCGAGTTCTGGGATGCGATTGAATTGCTCAGCAAGGATAAGGAGAATTGGACAGCCGAAGATCTCTATCGGCGCGGGACTTTTGCGCTTCGTTGTGCTGAGGCGCACGGAAGCGTGGCGCTACGCACCCATGTCGATACGGGGCTGGATTGGGGCGAGGTCAGTCATGATGCCATGCAAACCTTACGCCAAGAATGGGCGGGCCGGATCGATTTACAGACAGTCAGTCTGTGTGGGATCGAGTCATACCTGGAACCTGCCGGTCGGCGCATTGCGGAGTGGACGCTGAAGCATCCGAACGCGCTGCTGGGAGGGATGCCGCAAATGAATCCGGACTTGGATAAACAGTTGCGCTACTTTTTCGATCTCGCAGCCGAGATGGGCGTGGGTGTTGATTTACATGTGGATGAAAATGGCAATGCCGAGGCGGAGTGTTTGCGACATATTGCTCAGATTGTTTTGGAGAAAGAATTTCCACACCCTGTCACTTGTGGCCATGTTTGTAGTTTGGCCGTGCAAGATGCGGAGCGTGCGGCATCCACGATTGATCTGGTGCGGGAAGCCGGAGTGCAGATTATTTCGCTGCCACTGTGTAATTTGTATTTGCAAGGGCGCCCTACGGAGACGGGGCACCGCGGTACGCCGCGCTGGCGCGGCGTGACACTTTTACATGAATTGCATGATGCCGGTGTGACGACGGCTTGCGCTAGCGATAATGTGCGGGACGCCTTTTACGCGTGGGGTGATTTTGATATGTTTGAAGTCTTTACGCAAAGTATTCGTATCGCTCATCTTGATACAAAACCCGCTGCAGCTTGTGCGATGGTGACTTCCGGACCAGCTGCGATTATGGGGCTTTCTCAATACGGTAAAATTGCAGTTGGCATGGATGCCCGAATGGTTGCTTTCGCGGCGAAGAGTTTTAATGAGTTACTCTCGCGCCCCAATCAAACACGCGAGTTGATCGGTTATCATTCAGATGCGAGCAGTGTGCCTGCATACGATGAGCTCTGA
- a CDS encoding ABC transporter substrate-binding protein: MFPINKFEFFGAALALSTSLFCSCASSEKSANSPAVASVSELTPVRVQLDWIYNAQFAGLFQAVEQGYYADVGFEVSILPGVGADEIKLGDTREPVFSFGSTESNVLIGKVAEGADAVAIGAMFQDSPMGWMYLKEGPIESFEDLVNVRVGIHADGARVIALLLEQQGVDASGLETFAASYDPQQLLDGKADALQCYYIDEFVKLEQMVGDRAGVFLARDYGYRAYSQVMYTSGLTATEHPQVVADFLAATKRGWEYAFAHQEATIDLILSKYNPKLERDYQIRSLAKVEELMVPEPGALFRPMDPEVLKAGQAHLLKYDLIPEAVDIDALLVQQYLP; encoded by the coding sequence ATGTTCCCAATTAATAAATTTGAATTTTTCGGTGCCGCGCTTGCGTTGAGCACTTCACTTTTTTGTAGTTGCGCCTCTTCTGAAAAAAGCGCCAACAGCCCCGCAGTTGCTTCGGTCTCTGAATTAACACCGGTACGCGTGCAGTTGGACTGGATTTATAATGCACAGTTTGCAGGCCTGTTTCAGGCGGTCGAGCAGGGGTATTATGCCGATGTTGGCTTCGAGGTCAGTATTCTGCCAGGTGTCGGCGCGGACGAGATTAAGCTGGGCGATACGCGTGAGCCAGTCTTTAGCTTCGGTTCGACCGAGAGCAATGTGCTGATCGGCAAAGTCGCCGAAGGGGCGGATGCGGTTGCGATCGGTGCGATGTTTCAAGATAGTCCGATGGGCTGGATGTATTTGAAAGAGGGACCCATCGAATCCTTTGAGGATTTGGTCAACGTGCGCGTGGGCATTCATGCCGATGGTGCGCGAGTCATCGCTCTGCTGCTGGAGCAGCAAGGGGTGGATGCTAGTGGGCTGGAGACTTTTGCCGCTAGCTATGATCCTCAGCAGCTCTTAGATGGTAAGGCCGATGCGTTGCAATGTTACTATATCGATGAGTTTGTGAAACTGGAGCAAATGGTCGGCGATCGTGCGGGGGTTTTTCTGGCGCGTGACTATGGCTACCGTGCGTATTCGCAAGTGATGTACACCTCCGGACTGACGGCTACGGAGCATCCGCAAGTTGTGGCAGATTTTTTAGCCGCGACCAAGCGCGGATGGGAATATGCCTTCGCGCATCAGGAAGCCACGATTGATTTGATTCTTTCGAAGTATAATCCAAAGCTCGAGCGTGACTATCAGATTCGTTCGCTGGCAAAAGTTGAGGAGTTGATGGTGCCTGAGCCAGGAGCCTTATTCCGTCCGATGGACCCCGAAGTCTTGAAGGCAGGCCAAGCGCACTTGTTGAAATATGATTTGATTCCAGAAGCAGTCGATATCGATGCGCTCTTGGTGCAACAATACCTCCCTTAA